The proteins below come from a single Prolixibacter sp. NT017 genomic window:
- a CDS encoding penicillin-binding transpeptidase domain-containing protein: MKNLLSLLFLLSLVSSNYAQKTTEWNFKPYFDRYGVDGCFVLFDEANNEFIRYNPAGCDSGFIPASTFKIPHSVIALEEDVVSDTDQVIPWDGHEWQAQKWNQDQTLGTAIKYSCVWVYTGFAGKIGIDKYRKYVQAFDYGNKNLNGPPTRFWLAGEFRISANQQIAFLRKFYHDDLPVSKESIEKVKKLIVLEKGDDWTLSGKTGGGVLNDNDYVM; encoded by the coding sequence ATGAAAAATTTACTGAGCCTGCTTTTCCTTTTATCACTGGTTTCTTCAAACTATGCCCAAAAGACAACCGAGTGGAATTTCAAACCTTACTTTGACCGTTATGGAGTTGACGGATGTTTTGTGCTGTTCGATGAAGCGAACAATGAGTTCATTCGTTATAATCCGGCAGGATGCGATTCCGGATTCATTCCTGCGTCTACTTTTAAGATTCCCCATTCGGTGATAGCTTTGGAAGAAGATGTTGTTTCCGACACCGATCAGGTGATTCCATGGGATGGACATGAGTGGCAGGCTCAGAAATGGAATCAGGACCAAACCTTGGGTACTGCGATAAAATATTCCTGTGTATGGGTATATACCGGCTTTGCCGGGAAGATAGGCATTGACAAATACCGGAAATACGTGCAGGCGTTTGATTATGGAAACAAGAATCTGAATGGTCCGCCTACGCGCTTCTGGCTGGCCGGAGAATTCCGCATTAGTGCCAATCAGCAAATCGCCTTTCTACGGAAGTTTTATCACGATGACTTACCGGTTTCGAAGGAATCCATTGAGAAAGTAAAGAAGCTTATCGTGCTGGAAAAAGGAGATGACTGGACGCTTAGTGGAAAGACGGGTGGGGGAGTTCTGAACGACAATGATTATGTCATGTAG